From a single Vanacampus margaritifer isolate UIUO_Vmar chromosome 15, RoL_Vmar_1.0, whole genome shotgun sequence genomic region:
- the LOC144034872 gene encoding tetraspanin-8-like isoform X3: MWKSGPGCLRNRDMEGVNGIPRRIAGDKMGKVNIWLKRSFIIAASLMTIIGALMLAGTLFSHGHFSRDEQIEHMIMGINVMYTVSILLLLLPIVGLYGACKEKRWVLIVFTIGTILCSLFVLYLAVNILIMRSVIINLVSGLYLHMQPISNASEMDLAVLQETQTELECCGVQQGYMDWGYNISESCLCNDTLADCVAAPRNSSLFIENTPVMIYKEPCLPILISHLNVAINLVVGISMGLTSLCCPAR, encoded by the exons ATGTGGAAATCTGGCCCCGGTTGTTTACGTAACCGTGACATGGAAGGAGTGAACGGAATACCAAG AAGGATTGCCGGAGACAAAATGGGGAAAGTGAACATCTGGTTGAAAAGGAGTTTTATCATTGCTGCAAGTCTAATGACG ATCATTGGAGCGCTCATGTTGGCTGGAACGCTGTTCAGCCACGGGCACTTCTCACGAGATGAGCAG ATAGAACATATGATCATGGGCATCAACGTCATGTACACTGTGTCCATCCTGCTCCTGCTCCTGCCCATCGTCGGCTTGTACGGGGCCTGCAAAGAGAAGAGATGGGTGCTCATTGTG TTCACAATTGGAACGATCCTGTGCAGCCTGTTTGTGCTTTACTTGGCCGTCAATATACTGATCATGCGATCTGTG ATTATTAATCTCGTGTCCGGATTGTACCTACACATGCAGCCAATTAGCAACGCCAGTGAGATGGATCTGGCAGTCCTGCAGGAGACCCAAACAGAA TTGGAGTGCTGCGGAGTGCAACAGGGCTACATGGATTGGGGCTACAACATCTCCGAGTCCTGCCTGTGCAACGACACCTTGGCCGACTGT GTGGCCGCCCCCAGGAACAGCAGCCTGTTCATAGAGAACACGCCAGTCATGATTTATAAAGAG CCGTGTCTCCCGATCCTCATCTCACATTTAAACGTGGCCATCAACCTAGTGGTGGGCATCTCAATGGGCTTGACTTCACT ATGTTGTCCTGCGCGTTGA
- the LOC144034872 gene encoding tetraspanin-8-like isoform X2: MGKVNIWLKRSFIIAASLMTIIGALMLAGTLFSHGHFSRDEQIEHMIMGINVMYTVSILLLLLPIVGLYGACKEKRWVLIVFTIGTILCSLFVLYLAVNILIMRSVIINLVSGLYLHMQPISNASEMDLAVLQETQTELECCGVQQGYMDWGYNISESCLCNDTLADCVAAPRNSSLFIENTPVMIYKEPCLPILISHLNVAINLVVGISMGLTSLWMLSCALSIAILYQLRPKKDTLVVAYSREAKTGNYAVLAEPAEPGETVELT; encoded by the exons ATGGGGAAAGTGAACATCTGGTTGAAAAGGAGTTTTATCATTGCTGCAAGTCTAATGACG ATCATTGGAGCGCTCATGTTGGCTGGAACGCTGTTCAGCCACGGGCACTTCTCACGAGATGAGCAG ATAGAACATATGATCATGGGCATCAACGTCATGTACACTGTGTCCATCCTGCTCCTGCTCCTGCCCATCGTCGGCTTGTACGGGGCCTGCAAAGAGAAGAGATGGGTGCTCATTGTG TTCACAATTGGAACGATCCTGTGCAGCCTGTTTGTGCTTTACTTGGCCGTCAATATACTGATCATGCGATCTGTG ATTATTAATCTCGTGTCCGGATTGTACCTACACATGCAGCCAATTAGCAACGCCAGTGAGATGGATCTGGCAGTCCTGCAGGAGACCCAAACAGAA TTGGAGTGCTGCGGAGTGCAACAGGGCTACATGGATTGGGGCTACAACATCTCCGAGTCCTGCCTGTGCAACGACACCTTGGCCGACTGT GTGGCCGCCCCCAGGAACAGCAGCCTGTTCATAGAGAACACGCCAGTCATGATTTATAAAGAG CCGTGTCTCCCGATCCTCATCTCACATTTAAACGTGGCCATCAACCTAGTGGTGGGCATCTCAATGGGCTTGACTTCACTGTGG ATGTTGTCCTGCGCGTTGAGCATCGCCATCCTGTATCAGCTGAGACCGAAAAAGGACACGTTGGTGGTGGCGTACAGTCGAGAGGCCAAAACGGGCAACTACGCCGTCCTCGCCGAGCCCGCCGAGCCCGGCGAGACCGTCGAGCTCACCTGA
- the LOC144034872 gene encoding tetraspanin-8-like isoform X1: MWKSGPGCLRNRDMEGVNGIPRRIAGDKMGKVNIWLKRSFIIAASLMTIIGALMLAGTLFSHGHFSRDEQIEHMIMGINVMYTVSILLLLLPIVGLYGACKEKRWVLIVFTIGTILCSLFVLYLAVNILIMRSVIINLVSGLYLHMQPISNASEMDLAVLQETQTELECCGVQQGYMDWGYNISESCLCNDTLADCVAAPRNSSLFIENTPVMIYKEPCLPILISHLNVAINLVVGISMGLTSLWMLSCALSIAILYQLRPKKDTLVVAYSREAKTGNYAVLAEPAEPGETVELT, translated from the exons ATGTGGAAATCTGGCCCCGGTTGTTTACGTAACCGTGACATGGAAGGAGTGAACGGAATACCAAG AAGGATTGCCGGAGACAAAATGGGGAAAGTGAACATCTGGTTGAAAAGGAGTTTTATCATTGCTGCAAGTCTAATGACG ATCATTGGAGCGCTCATGTTGGCTGGAACGCTGTTCAGCCACGGGCACTTCTCACGAGATGAGCAG ATAGAACATATGATCATGGGCATCAACGTCATGTACACTGTGTCCATCCTGCTCCTGCTCCTGCCCATCGTCGGCTTGTACGGGGCCTGCAAAGAGAAGAGATGGGTGCTCATTGTG TTCACAATTGGAACGATCCTGTGCAGCCTGTTTGTGCTTTACTTGGCCGTCAATATACTGATCATGCGATCTGTG ATTATTAATCTCGTGTCCGGATTGTACCTACACATGCAGCCAATTAGCAACGCCAGTGAGATGGATCTGGCAGTCCTGCAGGAGACCCAAACAGAA TTGGAGTGCTGCGGAGTGCAACAGGGCTACATGGATTGGGGCTACAACATCTCCGAGTCCTGCCTGTGCAACGACACCTTGGCCGACTGT GTGGCCGCCCCCAGGAACAGCAGCCTGTTCATAGAGAACACGCCAGTCATGATTTATAAAGAG CCGTGTCTCCCGATCCTCATCTCACATTTAAACGTGGCCATCAACCTAGTGGTGGGCATCTCAATGGGCTTGACTTCACTGTGG ATGTTGTCCTGCGCGTTGAGCATCGCCATCCTGTATCAGCTGAGACCGAAAAAGGACACGTTGGTGGTGGCGTACAGTCGAGAGGCCAAAACGGGCAACTACGCCGTCCTCGCCGAGCCCGCCGAGCCCGGCGAGACCGTCGAGCTCACCTGA